A region of Subtercola boreus DNA encodes the following proteins:
- a CDS encoding type II toxin-antitoxin system HipA family toxin — MKLAVEVYGSVVGHIEGTDSRTYDFSASTEGVARFGVNSRVLSVAIPLTAAATRQHISRRRTWFGELLPEGDQLDFMLSQSGLRRGDTLGFLKHYGRDIAGAVELWDVDDPTEPRTPEVEAVSDRRIRQLLEDPLGSPLGNDAVRGRTSLAGVQPKIVLARGENSWARVLGGFPSTHILKPRLDANPTVIYDEEYGSRLARRLGLLTHETRIDTFDGLPALVIERFDRQHGERLHQEDFSQVLGASGNQKYQELGGVASLRRIAESLNRNGRAGDLRLFARMTVAGVAIGNLDMHTKNLGLLHAEAGDVRLAPAYDVVPMAHHERSGGKLALAVNKTYAFTALSATDLSAEISTWGVRRAPLLVEETLEEVRAAAEEELPLAGAHPRLQERILGFSANMLDGRTVDGR; from the coding sequence ATGAAGCTCGCCGTCGAGGTCTACGGTTCGGTCGTCGGTCACATCGAAGGCACCGACAGTCGCACCTACGACTTCAGCGCGTCGACAGAGGGCGTCGCCCGGTTCGGCGTCAACAGCCGCGTGCTCTCGGTGGCGATTCCGCTCACCGCCGCCGCCACCCGCCAGCACATCTCGCGGAGAAGAACGTGGTTCGGGGAGTTACTGCCTGAGGGCGACCAACTTGACTTCATGCTCAGCCAGAGTGGCCTGCGTCGGGGTGACACTCTTGGCTTCCTCAAGCATTACGGGCGCGACATCGCCGGCGCGGTCGAGCTGTGGGACGTCGACGACCCCACCGAACCGCGCACTCCGGAGGTGGAGGCGGTGTCAGACCGCCGGATCCGGCAACTCCTCGAAGACCCGCTGGGCTCACCGCTCGGAAACGATGCCGTTCGAGGCCGGACCTCGCTGGCCGGAGTCCAACCCAAGATCGTGCTCGCCCGAGGAGAAAACTCCTGGGCCCGCGTCCTCGGCGGGTTTCCGTCGACTCACATCCTGAAGCCTCGGCTCGATGCGAACCCGACAGTGATCTACGACGAGGAGTACGGGTCCCGGCTGGCCCGTCGTCTCGGACTACTCACGCACGAGACCAGGATCGACACTTTCGACGGCCTGCCTGCCCTGGTGATCGAACGCTTCGACAGGCAGCATGGGGAGCGCCTGCACCAGGAGGACTTCAGTCAGGTACTCGGTGCAAGCGGGAACCAGAAATATCAGGAGCTCGGAGGAGTGGCGAGCCTCAGGCGCATTGCGGAGTCGCTCAACAGGAACGGAAGGGCTGGAGATCTCCGGCTGTTTGCTCGAATGACGGTGGCCGGTGTCGCCATCGGCAACCTCGACATGCACACGAAGAATCTCGGGCTGCTGCACGCGGAGGCGGGAGACGTGCGTCTTGCTCCCGCCTACGATGTTGTGCCGATGGCCCACCACGAACGTTCGGGTGGAAAGCTCGCGCTGGCTGTGAACAAGACGTATGCGTTCACAGCACTCTCGGCGACCGATCTGAGCGCAGAGATCAGCACCTGGGGAGTGCGACGAGCGCCACTCCTGGTCGAGGAGACACTTGAAGAGGTGCGCGCCGCGGCAGAAGAAGAATTACCCCTCGCGGGCGCGCATCCCCGACTTCAGGAGCGCATCCTGGGATTCAGTGCGAACATGCTCGACGGGCGGACCGTCGACGGGCGCTGA
- a CDS encoding helix-turn-helix domain-containing protein — protein MTSTRLRAPADLGLALQQARLGRGLSQVELAGELGISQRSISEIESGKTTIYLRKLFDLMGATGVELTATWATDESS, from the coding sequence ATGACATCGACACGACTGCGTGCGCCGGCTGACCTCGGACTCGCTCTGCAACAGGCGCGGCTCGGCCGCGGACTGTCCCAAGTCGAGCTCGCAGGCGAACTGGGTATCTCGCAGCGCTCGATCAGTGAGATCGAGTCTGGAAAGACCACCATCTACCTTCGTAAACTCTTCGACCTGATGGGAGCCACCGGTGTTGAACTCACCGCCACCTGGGCGACGGATGAGAGCTCATGA